A single genomic interval of Chitinophaga sp. 180180018-3 harbors:
- a CDS encoding nuclear transport factor 2 family protein, which translates to MEKQTLDVVTAFVNAVQQVNLEKLGALLQPEIKWEQPGSNRFSGIKNSSGEVFQMVGGMFEVSGNTMTLADIKNIAVNGDQASVVLTWKATRPGAVLHTDNVDVYTVKDGQIVAAKIFATDLQQEDIFWGN; encoded by the coding sequence ATGGAAAAGCAAACATTAGACGTAGTAACAGCATTCGTAAACGCAGTACAGCAGGTAAACCTTGAAAAATTAGGCGCATTACTTCAACCGGAAATCAAATGGGAACAACCAGGCAGCAACCGTTTTTCCGGTATTAAAAATTCCAGCGGCGAAGTTTTTCAAATGGTCGGCGGTATGTTTGAAGTGTCCGGCAACACGATGACGCTGGCGGATATCAAGAACATTGCGGTAAATGGCGATCAGGCATCCGTGGTATTAACATGGAAAGCCACCAGGCCGGGAGCAGTACTACACACAGATAACGTAGACGTATACACGGTAAAAGACGGACAAATTGTTGCAGCTAAAATATTTGCAACTGATCTGCAACAGGAAGATATTTTCTGGGGTAATTAA
- a CDS encoding ABC transporter permease encodes MSAINLIMIALRALQRNKLRAFLTMLGIIIGVAAVIAMVAIGQGSKESIQGQLSAMGSNMITILPSSNVSGGVRIGGDSYQSLTIADVIAIQNNAQYVSAVSPVASTKGQAIYGALNWPTSLQGVAPSYFDIRKLTIKDGIAFSDADVATAAKVCVLGQTVINNLFPSGESPVGKVIRLNSIPLQVIGTLVPKGQSSFGQDQDDIIITPYTTVQKRILATIYFQSIYASAVSEGVSEQATDEITQILRGTHRLRSGDENNFQVRTMEELIKTLSSTSSLLTILLTAIAGISLVIGGIGIMNIMYVSVTERTREIGLRMSIGARGVDILLQFLVEAIIISVTGGLIGVILGITSAEVITYTLGWPTLVSRSSIVLSFVVCAFTGVFFGYYPAQAASRLDPIEALRYE; translated from the coding sequence ATGAGTGCAATAAATCTTATAATGATAGCATTGAGAGCGCTGCAGCGAAATAAGTTGCGGGCGTTCCTGACCATGCTGGGTATCATCATCGGGGTGGCTGCAGTAATAGCCATGGTGGCTATCGGACAGGGATCCAAGGAAAGTATTCAGGGCCAGCTGAGTGCAATGGGCTCTAATATGATCACGATACTGCCCAGCAGCAACGTGTCTGGCGGAGTGAGAATAGGAGGTGATAGTTACCAGTCGCTGACCATTGCCGATGTGATAGCGATCCAGAACAACGCGCAATACGTCAGCGCAGTTTCGCCGGTAGCTTCCACTAAAGGACAGGCTATCTACGGAGCGCTTAACTGGCCTACCTCGTTGCAGGGCGTGGCCCCCTCGTACTTCGATATACGTAAACTGACCATCAAAGACGGTATTGCATTTTCAGATGCAGACGTGGCTACAGCCGCTAAAGTTTGTGTGTTGGGCCAAACCGTGATCAACAACCTCTTCCCCAGCGGGGAAAGCCCCGTAGGAAAAGTGATCCGCCTGAACTCCATCCCGCTTCAGGTAATAGGCACACTGGTGCCCAAAGGACAGAGCTCTTTCGGACAGGATCAGGACGATATCATTATCACGCCTTATACTACCGTGCAGAAGCGCATCCTGGCTACTATCTATTTCCAAAGCATTTACGCATCTGCTGTCAGCGAAGGCGTTTCAGAACAGGCCACCGATGAGATTACACAGATCCTCAGAGGTACGCACCGCCTCCGGTCCGGCGATGAAAATAACTTCCAGGTAAGAACAATGGAAGAGCTGATCAAAACCCTCAGTTCTACCTCCAGTCTGCTTACGATATTGCTGACGGCCATAGCCGGCATCTCATTGGTGATTGGCGGTATCGGCATCATGAACATTATGTACGTATCCGTGACCGAACGTACCCGTGAAATTGGCCTCCGTATGTCGATAGGCGCAAGAGGAGTGGATATATTGCTGCAATTTCTGGTGGAGGCGATCATTATCAGTGTAACCGGCGGACTGATAGGCGTAATACTGGGCATCACCTCTGCCGAAGTAATTACATATACCCTGGGATGGCCTACGCTGGTTTCCAGATCGTCGATTGTATTGTCCTTTGTGGTGTGTGCTTTTACTGGTGTATTCTTCGGCTACTATCCGGCGCAGGCAGCTTCCAGGCTGGATCCTATTGAAGCGCTACGCTACGAATGA
- a CDS encoding ABC transporter ATP-binding protein produces the protein MSNNKILELQQIKREFIMGTETVRALKGVSFDVHAGEFVTIMGSSGSGKTTLLNILGCLDKATAGNYLLDGVNVGSLSRNELARLRNHKIGFVFQSYNLLPRTSALENVELPLFYNPRLTTKERRDRAMEALLSVKLNGREDHTPSQLSGGQQQRVAIARALVNQPVMILADEATGNLDTRTSYEIMALMQELNEAGKTIVFVTHEPDIAAFSNRTVMLRDGKVVKDSKNENVKSAKDALAALPPAEDY, from the coding sequence ATGAGCAACAACAAGATACTGGAATTGCAACAGATCAAACGGGAGTTTATTATGGGCACGGAAACGGTACGTGCCCTCAAGGGCGTTTCGTTTGATGTGCATGCCGGTGAGTTTGTAACCATTATGGGCAGCAGCGGCTCAGGCAAAACCACGCTGTTGAACATCCTCGGATGCCTGGATAAGGCCACAGCAGGCAACTATCTGCTGGATGGCGTAAATGTGGGCAGCCTTTCCCGGAACGAGCTCGCCAGGCTGCGCAATCATAAGATCGGTTTTGTGTTTCAGTCTTATAACCTGCTGCCCCGTACTTCTGCCCTCGAAAATGTGGAGCTGCCGTTGTTCTACAATCCACGGCTCACTACAAAAGAGCGCCGCGACAGAGCAATGGAAGCATTGCTGTCTGTAAAGCTGAACGGACGGGAAGATCATACGCCCAGCCAGCTTTCCGGCGGACAACAACAACGTGTAGCCATTGCCCGTGCATTGGTGAACCAGCCGGTAATGATCCTGGCAGACGAAGCTACCGGTAACCTGGATACCCGTACTTCGTACGAGATCATGGCCCTTATGCAGGAACTAAATGAGGCCGGTAAAACCATTGTGTTTGTGACGCATGAACCGGATATAGCCGCGTTCAGCAATAGAACCGTTATGCTGCGGGATGGAAAAGTGGTAAAAGACAGCAAAAATGAAAATGTAAAGTCCGCGAAAGATGCGCTGGCAGCATTGCCGCCGGCGGAAGACTATTAA
- a CDS encoding efflux RND transporter periplasmic adaptor subunit, whose protein sequence is MRKYKGVIITLAIILLIVVIWFLFVRKKAAPVSFDTARPEYGHIATTVTATGRIQPVDTVAVGTQVSGTIKYLYVDFNSQVKKGQLLAELDKDLFQAQVDQLKANLLVAQTNFDYQKNNFQRQELLYKTGAISKADYDIATNTLGQAKANVASVDAQLKSSLKNFSFTEIHSPIDGVVLNRNVSVGQTVAASFNTPTLFVIAKDITKMQVESSVDEADIGNVKDSLRVTFTVDAYLEDVFKGMVQEIRLQPSVSSNVVTYNTIINANNDDKKLKPGMTANVTIYTAEKDSALLLPVRALKFIPDSVQLKDYIIKSAMRRGGEQHPGAVKDTTSGKFRSTQRIGSSNYVWILKGDTLIQKHIRTGLNDNTHIEVLWGLDVNDVVVTGVNGGTMAASGGTSSPFLPKMGGRRR, encoded by the coding sequence ATGAGAAAGTATAAAGGTGTCATCATTACATTAGCGATCATCCTACTGATAGTAGTGATCTGGTTTCTCTTTGTCAGGAAGAAGGCAGCGCCGGTTTCCTTTGATACCGCCCGGCCGGAATACGGACATATAGCCACTACTGTTACTGCCACCGGCCGGATACAACCTGTAGACACAGTGGCAGTTGGTACACAGGTTTCCGGTACCATCAAATACCTGTATGTTGATTTTAACAGCCAGGTGAAAAAAGGGCAACTGCTCGCGGAGTTAGACAAAGATCTTTTTCAGGCACAGGTAGATCAGCTGAAAGCCAATCTGCTGGTAGCACAAACCAACTTCGATTATCAGAAGAATAATTTTCAACGCCAGGAGCTGTTATATAAAACAGGAGCTATCAGCAAAGCAGATTATGATATAGCCACCAATACACTCGGTCAGGCAAAGGCCAATGTGGCCAGTGTGGACGCTCAGCTAAAGTCGTCATTGAAGAATTTCTCCTTTACGGAAATCCATTCACCGATCGATGGCGTAGTATTGAACAGGAATGTAAGCGTAGGACAAACAGTTGCCGCCAGCTTCAATACACCCACCCTGTTTGTGATAGCGAAAGATATTACCAAAATGCAGGTAGAATCCAGCGTGGATGAGGCAGACATTGGCAATGTAAAAGACTCTCTTCGTGTAACCTTCACCGTTGACGCCTACCTGGAAGATGTGTTTAAAGGAATGGTACAGGAGATCAGGCTGCAGCCTTCGGTATCTTCCAATGTAGTCACATACAACACGATCATCAATGCGAATAACGACGATAAAAAGCTGAAGCCGGGCATGACGGCCAATGTTACTATTTATACGGCTGAAAAAGACAGCGCTTTGCTGTTGCCTGTGCGCGCACTCAAATTTATTCCGGATTCCGTTCAGTTGAAAGACTATATCATCAAAAGCGCCATGCGCAGAGGGGGAGAACAACACCCCGGCGCAGTGAAGGATACAACCAGCGGAAAATTCAGAAGCACGCAGCGCATCGGCTCTTCCAATTATGTTTGGATACTGAAGGGCGATACACTGATCCAGAAACATATCAGAACCGGATTGAATGACAACACACATATAGAAGTGCTGTGGGGGCTGGATGTTAACGACGTAGTAGTAACCGGCGTCAACGGCGGAACAATGGCTGCATCCGGCGGAACAAGCAGTCCGTTTTTACCGAAAATGGGAGGACGAAGACGATGA
- a CDS encoding TolC family protein — translation MLCWGIIPGVQAQDSTAMSLPAKWTLQQCFDYALKNNIQLNSLRLSKQSSEQDLLLSKAARLPNLTGSASQNVTGGKTLAGTNSSSYNITASGNYSLNSNVPIYQGGYINYDIRQKNLANQVAALNVAQQINDITVQITQAYLNILLAKENIVYVKDVVTTSEAQVKQGQQQYDVGSLALIGLVQLKSQLANDHYTLNTVENQYRQNKLVLKQLLQLPSSYNFEIQEPDTLISDTHLHDLQEVQDSAMIQRPEIKSSELGIEMSKLDLAKAKTGYLPTLSAGGIVASSYNSGANTAYFKQLDNNFYQQIGLTLSVPIFTRRVVKTNVEKAKIEIDQSKLTLQNTRTNLNQTIEQAYINVQNAQSQYDAAVEQLKYAQEGYRIASEQLKVGAANIVVFLQQKNLYVQALQAYIQAKYNAALNIRIYDFYRGVPVKI, via the coding sequence TTGCTATGTTGGGGCATAATACCGGGAGTACAGGCACAGGACTCCACTGCAATGAGCCTGCCTGCAAAATGGACCCTGCAGCAGTGCTTTGATTATGCCCTGAAAAACAATATCCAGCTGAATAGCCTGCGGTTAAGCAAACAAAGCAGCGAACAGGATTTGCTCCTTTCTAAAGCAGCCCGCCTGCCGAACCTGACCGGTTCGGCTTCCCAGAATGTAACCGGTGGTAAAACACTGGCAGGAACCAACAGCTCGTCATATAACATTACTGCTTCCGGTAATTATTCCCTCAATTCAAATGTGCCCATCTATCAGGGAGGATATATCAATTACGACATCCGTCAGAAAAACCTCGCAAACCAGGTAGCTGCACTCAATGTAGCACAGCAGATAAACGATATCACCGTACAGATCACCCAGGCGTATCTTAACATACTCCTCGCAAAAGAAAACATCGTGTATGTAAAAGATGTAGTCACAACATCGGAAGCACAGGTAAAACAAGGCCAGCAGCAATATGATGTGGGGAGCCTGGCACTGATCGGACTGGTGCAGCTGAAATCGCAACTGGCAAACGATCATTACACACTTAACACCGTCGAAAATCAATACCGGCAGAATAAACTGGTCCTGAAACAACTACTGCAGCTACCCAGCAGCTACAATTTTGAGATACAGGAACCGGATACCCTGATCTCAGATACACACCTGCATGATTTGCAGGAAGTACAGGATTCAGCGATGATACAACGTCCTGAAATAAAAAGCAGCGAGCTGGGCATTGAAATGTCGAAGCTGGATCTGGCTAAGGCCAAAACCGGTTATCTGCCAACGCTGAGTGCTGGTGGAATTGTAGCCTCTTCCTACAACAGCGGCGCCAATACTGCTTATTTCAAACAGCTGGATAATAACTTTTACCAGCAAATCGGCCTCACACTTTCTGTTCCCATTTTCACCAGGAGAGTAGTGAAAACGAATGTGGAGAAAGCAAAAATAGAAATAGACCAGTCGAAGCTGACATTACAAAACACCAGAACTAATCTTAATCAGACGATAGAACAGGCTTATATCAATGTACAGAACGCTCAGTCGCAGTACGATGCCGCCGTTGAACAGCTGAAATACGCACAGGAGGGATACCGCATCGCAAGCGAACAGCTGAAAGTAGGTGCCGCAAATATTGTGGTATTCCTGCAACAGAAGAATTTGTATGTACAGGCCCTACAGGCTTATATACAAGCGAAATACAATGCTGCTTTGAATATCAGGATATATGATTTTTACAGGGGAGTACCGGTAAAAATATAA
- a CDS encoding DUF983 domain-containing protein produces the protein MCADKNHEKPNLLKSMFGNKCARCRRGSIYLTKNPYDLRNFMKMPETCPVCGQQVEVEVGFYYGTGYVSYALSIAVCVASLIAWWLFIGFSIYDNSIYWWLGANALLLLILQPLIMRWSRTIWMAFFVYYDENWYLGPPEGTGRSNATFKNAI, from the coding sequence ATGTGTGCAGATAAAAATCATGAAAAACCAAACCTGTTGAAAAGCATGTTTGGGAACAAGTGTGCCCGTTGCCGCAGGGGATCTATTTACCTGACAAAAAATCCCTACGACCTCAGGAACTTTATGAAAATGCCTGAAACCTGCCCTGTGTGTGGTCAACAGGTGGAAGTGGAAGTAGGGTTCTACTATGGTACCGGTTATGTGAGTTATGCACTTTCCATTGCGGTATGTGTGGCCAGCCTTATCGCCTGGTGGTTATTTATAGGCTTTTCTATCTATGATAACAGTATTTACTGGTGGCTGGGCGCCAATGCGCTGCTGCTCCTGATCCTGCAGCCCCTCATCATGCGCTGGTCCCGTACCATTTGGATGGCATTTTTCGTGTACTACGATGAAAACTGGTACCTCGGTCCGCCTGAAGGAACCGGACGGTCAAATGCGACGTTTAAGAATGCTATATAG
- a CDS encoding AraC family transcriptional regulator has protein sequence MTKALIPTYDICSLSIGKPASEDMLVARFSDYLAAHKDIHFPHRHSFYHLAFFTSGEGSHTIDFERFPVKPGQLYFMIPGQVHSWFFAGEIEGYVMNVSPGFFNAFLQDSGYVERFPFFSGVSAEGVVQLPKTAVSVIAGLFDTMLQETAEEQAYNLDLLRLLVLEMFIKVARASRQGQAKQEPPHNYVLLRNFRKLVEQHYMQLRLPKEYAALLYVTPNYLNAFCRHMLGKSAGEIIRNRVLLEAKRLLINADMSIAAIAYQLNFADNSYFTKFFKKYAGVTPEEFRKNIT, from the coding sequence ATGACAAAGGCGCTTATTCCGACATATGATATCTGCTCCCTGTCTATAGGGAAACCAGCTTCAGAGGATATGCTGGTGGCAAGGTTTTCAGATTATCTGGCAGCGCATAAAGATATCCACTTCCCGCACCGCCACTCTTTTTACCATTTGGCGTTTTTTACTTCCGGGGAAGGAAGTCATACGATCGATTTTGAGCGTTTTCCTGTAAAGCCCGGACAGCTATATTTCATGATACCCGGGCAGGTGCATAGTTGGTTTTTTGCCGGCGAAATTGAAGGCTATGTGATGAATGTTTCACCGGGCTTCTTTAATGCCTTCCTGCAGGATTCAGGATATGTAGAACGGTTTCCTTTTTTCAGCGGTGTGAGTGCAGAAGGAGTAGTACAACTGCCGAAAACGGCCGTTTCTGTTATAGCCGGGCTGTTTGATACCATGCTTCAGGAAACAGCAGAAGAGCAGGCTTACAACCTGGATCTGCTACGCCTGCTGGTATTGGAGATGTTTATAAAAGTGGCAAGAGCAAGCCGCCAGGGACAGGCAAAACAGGAGCCGCCGCATAACTACGTGTTGTTGCGCAATTTTCGCAAGCTGGTGGAACAACATTATATGCAGCTTCGCCTCCCGAAAGAATATGCGGCACTGTTATATGTGACTCCTAACTATCTCAATGCCTTTTGCCGGCATATGCTGGGTAAGTCGGCCGGAGAGATTATCCGCAACAGAGTGCTGCTGGAAGCAAAACGTTTACTGATCAACGCAGATATGAGCATCGCGGCCATCGCGTATCAGCTCAACTTTGCGGACAATTCATACTTCACTAAGTTTTTTAAAAAATACGCAGGAGTGACACCGGAAGAGTTCCGGAAGAATATTACCTGA
- a CDS encoding prolyl oligopeptidase family serine peptidase, whose translation MRKLIVSLSLLITFRTYAQEALKYQTPPQSILELAMAAPAPLVDFNSKGDVMLTMERSTYPTIEELSQPEYRLAGMRINPANFGPSRAGYATAIRIKAIKTNKEYPVTGLPAGARIGHVSWSPSERFLAFTVTNNTAITLWKADVTTGIATQVSTRRLNDILAPAFTWISDNSLLVMAVPAAIGKAPEKPLAPEGPTVQQTSGKAAPAATYQDMLKNPYDEQLFDYYFQSEPILITGANELAIGQPAIYTAASPSPDNQYLLMETLHRPYSYLVGANRFPADVEIRNMKGELVKKLASRPLDEVRPKGFDATGNYPWQFAWRNDAPATIWWVQALDGGDPKKEVPFRDAINMLAAPFSEAPQELVKTVNRFAGINWANNQLALVSDANNTLQKVRVCRIDPSRPGQASVTIIDRSENDRYNDPGTPVMVKNQYQRPVLYVSPKQDLLMTAPGASPEGDRPFLSSFNINNGKQTILWRSTAPYYEQVAEVVNPAGPVIIISRESVAAPANYYLHDTRKKSAVVLTNFPHPQPQLKGVQKQLLKYKRKDGIDLTAMLYLPEGYNPAKDGRLPVLMWAYPREYKSASDAAQVRGSAYRFTRVNYGSPIFWVTRGFAVMDATEMPIVGEGDKEPNDTFIEQLVMNAEAAVNKITEMGIGDKDRIAVGGHSYGAFMTANLLAHTNLFKAGIARSGAYNRTLTPFGFQNEQRTYWQAPEVYYKMSPFSYVDKLKAPILLIHGEADNNSGTFPIQSERLYNAIKGNGGTARLVFLPQESHGYAAKESILHMLWEMDEWLMRIKN comes from the coding sequence ATGAGAAAACTGATTGTATCGTTATCGCTATTGATAACGTTTCGTACTTATGCGCAGGAAGCGCTGAAGTACCAGACACCACCTCAAAGTATTCTGGAACTGGCCATGGCAGCCCCTGCACCACTGGTGGATTTTAACAGCAAAGGTGATGTGATGCTGACTATGGAACGTAGCACTTACCCTACCATTGAAGAATTATCGCAGCCGGAGTACCGGCTGGCGGGAATGCGTATTAATCCTGCTAATTTTGGCCCCAGCCGGGCCGGCTATGCCACTGCCATTCGTATTAAGGCGATCAAAACCAACAAGGAATATCCTGTTACCGGATTGCCGGCCGGCGCGCGTATTGGCCATGTGAGCTGGTCGCCCTCCGAACGGTTCCTGGCCTTTACTGTCACAAACAATACCGCTATCACATTGTGGAAAGCAGATGTGACTACGGGTATAGCTACCCAGGTAAGTACCCGTAGGCTTAACGATATTCTGGCGCCAGCTTTCACCTGGATAAGTGATAACTCCCTGCTGGTTATGGCTGTACCGGCTGCCATCGGCAAGGCACCGGAAAAACCACTTGCGCCCGAAGGCCCTACTGTACAGCAAACCAGCGGCAAGGCTGCACCAGCCGCCACTTACCAGGATATGCTGAAAAATCCTTACGATGAACAGCTCTTCGATTATTATTTCCAATCAGAACCTATACTGATCACCGGTGCAAATGAGCTGGCGATCGGACAGCCAGCTATATATACCGCCGCGTCTCCATCTCCCGATAATCAATACCTGCTGATGGAAACATTGCACCGCCCTTATTCCTACCTGGTAGGGGCTAACCGTTTCCCGGCAGATGTGGAGATCCGGAATATGAAGGGCGAACTGGTGAAAAAGCTGGCCAGCAGGCCACTTGATGAAGTAAGACCTAAAGGCTTTGATGCCACCGGTAACTACCCGTGGCAATTCGCCTGGCGTAATGATGCACCGGCCACCATCTGGTGGGTACAGGCACTCGATGGCGGCGATCCTAAAAAAGAAGTTCCTTTCCGTGATGCGATAAACATGCTCGCAGCGCCGTTTAGTGAAGCGCCACAGGAACTGGTTAAAACGGTAAACCGCTTTGCCGGCATAAACTGGGCCAATAACCAGCTGGCACTGGTATCAGATGCCAACAATACACTACAGAAAGTAAGGGTCTGCCGGATCGATCCTTCCCGGCCCGGACAGGCGTCTGTAACCATCATCGACCGTTCTGAAAACGACCGTTATAACGATCCCGGTACGCCTGTAATGGTGAAGAACCAATATCAGCGGCCCGTTTTGTACGTTTCTCCTAAACAGGATTTGCTGATGACGGCGCCGGGCGCTTCCCCGGAAGGAGACCGGCCGTTCCTGTCTTCATTCAATATCAACAATGGAAAACAGACTATCCTCTGGCGTTCTACGGCGCCTTATTATGAACAGGTAGCCGAAGTGGTAAATCCTGCAGGACCGGTTATCATTATCTCCCGTGAATCTGTTGCGGCGCCGGCTAATTATTATCTGCACGACACACGGAAGAAATCTGCCGTGGTACTCACTAATTTCCCTCATCCACAGCCACAGCTGAAAGGTGTGCAAAAGCAACTACTGAAATATAAACGTAAAGACGGGATCGATCTCACTGCCATGCTATACCTGCCGGAGGGCTATAACCCTGCAAAAGATGGCCGCCTGCCTGTATTGATGTGGGCCTATCCCCGTGAATACAAGTCGGCCAGTGATGCGGCTCAGGTGCGGGGTTCAGCCTATCGTTTTACAAGGGTCAATTACGGTTCCCCCATTTTCTGGGTTACCCGCGGCTTTGCGGTAATGGATGCCACAGAAATGCCGATTGTTGGTGAAGGAGATAAAGAACCCAATGATACTTTTATTGAACAGTTGGTAATGAACGCTGAAGCAGCGGTAAATAAGATCACCGAAATGGGAATCGGGGATAAAGACCGCATCGCAGTAGGCGGCCATTCTTACGGGGCATTTATGACAGCTAACCTGCTGGCACATACGAATCTGTTTAAAGCAGGCATCGCCCGTAGCGGCGCTTACAACCGTACATTAACCCCCTTTGGTTTCCAGAACGAGCAACGCACTTACTGGCAGGCGCCTGAAGTATACTATAAAATGTCGCCTTTCTCTTATGTTGATAAGCTGAAAGCCCCTATACTCCTGATACACGGGGAAGCGGATAACAATTCGGGCACATTCCCCATCCAGAGCGAACGCCTCTATAATGCCATCAAGGGAAACGGCGGCACCGCACGTCTGGTATTCCTGCCTCAGGAAAGCCACGGCTACGCTGCAAAGGAAAGCATTTTGCATATGCTGTGGGAGATGGATGAATGGCTGATGAGAATTAAGAATTGA
- a CDS encoding sterol desaturase family protein produces MRFFFGDYHLKGMNRLLEHIQHWPSWQLWAFFLLENTAIMIGVLAAGNRLQRQPLDRMFAYNRRQWVIAGGTNVLNTVVTWVGFQLWANGYIKISTDLSWRVISDALFLFLAMDLLMYIFHYIIHKTMLYRLLHRLHHEATDPEPIDLFILHPLETLSFGALWLLLLLAFRLNFYGILIYLFVNVVFGMTGHLGMEPLPEKMRRWPMFKYLGTSTFHHHHHLDEQHNFGFYTSLWDRLFRTYDNTI; encoded by the coding sequence TTGAGATTTTTTTTCGGAGATTACCACCTGAAAGGTATGAACAGATTACTGGAGCATATACAACATTGGCCGTCCTGGCAGCTATGGGCCTTTTTTTTACTGGAAAACACGGCTATTATGATAGGCGTGCTGGCGGCAGGTAATCGCCTGCAACGTCAGCCACTCGACAGGATGTTTGCGTACAACCGTCGCCAATGGGTGATTGCGGGGGGCACGAATGTGCTCAACACAGTGGTCACCTGGGTGGGGTTTCAGTTGTGGGCAAACGGGTATATAAAAATCTCCACAGATCTTTCCTGGCGGGTGATCAGCGATGCCCTGTTCCTGTTCCTGGCGATGGATCTGCTGATGTATATATTCCATTACATCATCCATAAAACAATGCTGTATCGCCTCCTGCACCGTTTACACCACGAGGCAACTGATCCGGAGCCGATCGATCTGTTTATCCTCCATCCCCTGGAAACCCTCAGCTTCGGGGCATTGTGGCTGCTCCTCCTGCTGGCCTTCCGGCTTAATTTCTACGGCATACTCATCTATCTGTTTGTAAATGTAGTGTTTGGCATGACAGGTCACCTGGGTATGGAGCCCCTGCCCGAAAAAATGCGCCGCTGGCCGATGTTCAAATACCTGGGTACTTCTACATTCCATCATCATCACCATCTGGATGAACAGCATAATTTTGGCTTTTATACCAGTTTATGGGACCGGTTATTCCGTACCTACGATAACACTATTTAA
- a CDS encoding FadR/GntR family transcriptional regulator codes for MMNINTSPLKRHSLAEGVADRLQELIVSGKYAVGQQLPTEPELMQQFAVGRSSVREAVKILAHRGLVRVQQGLGTFVLSQSGTGEALSQRLQRAEFKDLNEVRFLLESRIAEKAATQRNNKDIEKMKGFLKKRFEYAAANQLELCIQADINFHLAIAEAGRNEIMRDLYRIVADHLKQSFVVRYVNTDSFVHSQHLHDGLLQSIIDKEPKKALLWATKIADLGNQ; via the coding sequence ATGATGAATATAAATACATCGCCGTTAAAACGTCATAGTCTTGCTGAAGGAGTAGCAGACAGGTTGCAGGAGCTCATTGTTTCCGGCAAATATGCTGTGGGCCAGCAGTTGCCTACGGAACCGGAATTGATGCAGCAGTTTGCCGTGGGGCGTTCCAGTGTAAGGGAGGCTGTGAAAATACTGGCCCATCGCGGGCTGGTACGTGTACAGCAGGGGCTTGGTACTTTTGTTTTGTCGCAGTCCGGCACGGGAGAGGCGTTATCGCAACGTTTGCAACGTGCTGAATTCAAGGACCTGAACGAAGTCCGTTTCCTGCTGGAGTCGAGGATTGCTGAAAAAGCCGCCACTCAAAGGAATAACAAAGACATTGAAAAGATGAAAGGCTTCCTGAAAAAGCGCTTCGAATACGCGGCGGCCAATCAGCTGGAGCTCTGTATACAGGCGGATATCAATTTTCACCTTGCCATCGCAGAGGCGGGCAGGAATGAGATCATGCGCGACCTGTACCGGATTGTAGCGGACCATTTGAAGCAATCGTTTGTGGTGCGTTATGTTAATACAGACAGCTTCGTCCATAGTCAGCATCTGCACGACGGCCTTTTGCAAAGCATTATTGATAAAGAGCCGAAGAAAGCATTGTTGTGGGCCACGAAGATTGCCGATTTGGGTAATCAGTAG